The following are from one region of the Corythoichthys intestinalis isolate RoL2023-P3 chromosome 17, ASM3026506v1, whole genome shotgun sequence genome:
- the LOC130905808 gene encoding MOB kinase activator 1B — MSFLFGSRSSKTFKPKKNIPEGSHQYELLKHAEATLGSGNLRMAVMLPEGEDLNEWVAVNTVDFFNQINMLYGTITDFCTEESCPVMSAGPKYEYHWADGTNIKKPIKCSAPKYIDYLMTWVQDQLDDETLFPSKIGVPFKRNFMSVAKTILKRLFRVYAHIYHQHFDSVMQLQEEAHLNTSFKHFIFFVQEFNLIDRKELAPLQELIEKLTTKDR; from the exons ATGAGCTTTCTCTT TGGAAGTCGCTCGTCCAAGACGTTTAAGCCCAAGAAAAACATCCCAGAGGGCTCGCACCAGTATGAGCTGTTGAAACATGCCGAAGCCACGCTGGGAAGCGGAAACCTGCGCATGGCCGTCATGTTGCCCGAGGGTGAAGATCTCAACGAGTGGGTCGCCGTAAACA CTGTGGACTTCTTCAACCAGATCAACATGCTGTACGGAACCATCACAGATTTCTGCACGGAGGAGAGCTGCCCTGTCATGTCTGCCGGTCCGAA ATACGAGTATCACTGGGCCGACGGCACCAACATCAAGAAGCCCATCAAGTGCTCCGCGCCTAAGTACATTGATTACTTGATGACGTGGGTCCAAGACCAGCTGGACGACGAGACGCTTTTCCCCTCCAAGATCG GCGTACCATTTAAGCGCAACTTCATGTCCGTGGCCAAGACCATCCTGAAGCGTCTGTTCCGCGTCTACGCTCACATCTACCACCAGCACTTTGACTCCGTCATGCAGCTACAGGAGGAGGCCCACCTCAACACGTCCTTCAAACACTTTATCTTCTTTGTCCAG GAGTTCAACCTGATCGACCGTAAAGAATTGGCGCCACTCCAGGAGCTTATCGAAAAGCTGACCACTAAGGACAGATAA